The DNA segment AGAATTCAAGGTCACTTTCATTTGCTTGTTCGAAGTTGGTAACAGGCCCTTCATTTAAGAAATAACCAATCATTGAACCGGCTCTATTAATCGTAATTGGCACGTTATGTTTCGCAAATACTTCAGTTAGTCCTTCTTCTAATAAATCACCTAAACGATTGAAATAATCGTAAGATTCAGGCGTTAATTGACTTAACGTCTCATAACCACTCGTCATTGCTAATGGGTTACCTGATAATGTACCAGCTTGATAGATATCACCAGTCGGTGCTATTTTATCCATGATTTCTTTTTTACCACCAATTGCACCAACAGGCAATCCACCACCGATAACTTTACCTAAACAAGTTAAATCAGGTGTTACATTGTAATAACCTTGGGCACAGTTATACCCTACTCTGAAGCCTGTCATTACTTCATCAAAGATTAACAATGAACCAAATTCATTTGTTATATCTCTTAATCCTTGTAAAAATCCTTCAACAGGAGGCACAACGCCCATGTTGCCTGCTACAGGTTCTACGATAACACCAGCAATGTCATCACCAAATTCTTCAAAGGCAACTTTAATTGCATCTAAATCATTGTAAGGTACAGTAATTGTATTTTTAGCAATACCTTCTGGCACACCAGGTGAATCAGGTAGTCCTAATGTTGCTACACCTGAACCTGCTTTTATTAATAGTGAATCACTGTGTCCATGATAACAACCTACAAATTTAACTATCTTATTACGTCCTGTATAACCACGTGCGAGACGTAACGTATCTAATGTTGCTTCTGTACCTGAAGAAACCATACGCACCTTTTCAATAGAAGGTACACGTTCAATTACGAGTTCAGCTAATTTATTTTCTTGGAGAGTTGAAGCACCGAAACTTGTACCTTTATCAACGGCTTCATGGATTTTGCTGATTACTTGTTCGTTACGATGACCTAGAATTAACGGTCCCCAACTTAATACATAGTCAATATATTCATTTCCATCTATATCATAAATACGAGATCCTTTACCATGATCCATAAATATAGCTGGTGTATCTACAGATTTAAATGCTCGTACGGGGCTGTTAACGCCACCTGGCATAAGTTCTTCCGCCTTTTCCATCGCTTGTTCAGAATTTGTATATCTCATCAATGTGCCTCCTTATTTTTCATCTAGATATCTACAAATGTCTTTAGAGAAATATGTGATAATCATATCTGCACCTGCGCGTTTCATAGAAATCATTTGTTCCATGACTACAGCTTGTTCATCAATCCAACCGTTTTGCGCAGCTGCTTTCGTCATACTGTATTCCCCACTTACGTTATACGCAATCACTGGTAAGTTTGTCGTATTTCTAACATCTCTAATTATATCTAAGAAACTTAAAGCAGGTTTAACAATCATCATATCTGCACCTTCTTTAAGATCACTGTCAAGTTCTCTTAAAGCTTCACGTCTATTAGCAGGATCCATTTGATATGTTTTACGATCACCAAACTGTGGCGTTGATTCAGCAGCATCTCGGAACGGTCCAAAGAAACTTGAGGCATATTTAATACCATAACTCATAATTGGAATGTTGTAATAACCTGCATCATCAAGTCCAGCTCTAATTTCTGCTACGAAACCATCCATCATATTACTAGGAGCTATAATATCTGCACCCGCTTCAACTTGAGAAATCGCCGTTTTTACTAATAATGGTAATGATTTATCATTATCAACATCTTTCGTTTCATGATTTACGACACCACAATGACCATGATCTGTGTATTCACATAGACACGTATCTGCTACTACAAGTAAATCATCATACATAGATTTTGCTAAACGAGTAGCTTCTTGAACGATGCCGTTATGATCATAAGCGCCCGTACCAACTTCATCTTTTTCATTTGGTACACCGAAGAACATAAATGCTTTGATGCCTAAATCGTGCGCTTCTTTAATTTCTTCACTTAATAAATTCAAACTTAATTGGTAAATGCCTGGCATAGATTTGATTTCTTCTTTAACATTATCTCGTTCAACGACAAATATAGGATAGATTAAGTCTTCTTTTCTTACATGTGTTTCACTTACCATATTTCTCATTGTTTTACTGCTACGTAATCTTCTATGTCTATTAAATTTCATCATTTTTCCCAACTTTCTCTAATAATATTAATTAATGATTCTAATGTTTGTTTGTCAGCCATTGTCGCTTGTATACCAAATTGTTTAAGCGCCTCAAAAGTTTGCTGACCAATTACAAAATAATTGTTAAATGCGGGCACTTCTCCACTTTCAAAAAAATATTTTACTGCTGAAGTACTCGCAAAGGTAATCGCATTGATTTTATCAGTTTCTATTAATCGCTTTACTTCATTTATATTTTCAGTATGTGGGAGAGGTTGGTATAAGTCAATTTTCCTAACTGTATGCCCTTGTTGTTGCAAAGATTGTTGTAATAATGGACGCGCTTTTTTACTAGAAGGAATAAGTATGCGGCTGCTGACTTGCGGATTAAATTGCTTTAAAAATCCTTCTTGTGAATAATCTGATGGTATAAAATCTACTTTTAAACCTAAACTCTCACAGTAGTGAGCCGTTTTTTTACCAATAACAGCAATTTTGGTGTCTTGCATTTGGCTCATACGAGGATAGAACAATTTAACTGCATTCTTAGACGTAAAAATAAACCAGTCATAGTTAACATCAAGCAGTGATAAATCAAAAGATAACGGTTCTACATAAATCAAGGGTTTATGCAAAATTGTCATATCTTCTGTTTCAAATTCACTAGTTTGCGTCATTACTATAACTGGTTTCATTTTGTCACCTCAAACGATTATTCGGATTCGTTTAATGCCTTTATAATTTCATAAGCACTTTGGTCTTCTAAAACTTTTGAAACACTTTCCCCAACTTTCACTGGGTCTATGCCTTGTGCTGTATGTTGGTAGCGTTCTTTACCATCAGTTGACATAATTAAGCCTGTGAACTCAATTGTATCATCATTGTTTTTTGTTGCATATCCGCCAATAGGAACTTGGCAACTACCATTCATACGTTTTAAAAATGTACGTTCAGCAGTTACACAATCTGCAACCTCTTGGTTATGAACTTTATTTAATAATTCAAGCAGTTCATGATCATCTGAACGACATTCAATACCTAGCGCACCTTGTCCAATAGCCGGAACAACTGTCCCATCATCTAAATAAGATGTCACAATATCTTCTGACCAACCCATACGTTTAAGACCAGCAGCTGCTAATATAATAGCATCGAAATCTTCCGTTTCTAATTTACTTAAACGCGTATCGATATTACCGCGTATCCATTTTATTTCTAAGTGTGGGTATTGAGCAATAATTTGAGCACCACGACGAAGGGAACTTGTGCCCACGATACTGCCTGCTGGTAATTCATCTATTGGCACATGGTTGTTAGAAATATACGCATCAAATGGGTTTTCACGATCAGGTATACATCCTAATGTCAAACCTTCAGGCATTACACTCGGCACATCTTTTAAAGAATGTATAGCCATATCAATGTCTTTATTGAATAATTCATTTTCAATTTCTTTAACGAAGAGCCCTTTTCCCCCAACCTTAGACAATTGTTTATCTACTATGCGGTCACCTTTAGTTACTATTTCTTTAATTTCAATTTCTAAGTTCGGATCAACGGCTTTTAATTTATCAATAAATTGTTGGCTTTGTTTTAAAGCTAATTTACTTCTGCGGGAACCAACGATTAACTTACGCATCGTTATTATCCTCCTTTATAGTTACTTTGAAATAATTCGTATAAATGCTTGTATTAATGGATAACAGAAAAGTGTGATGTGAATATGAGATTAAGCATACTAATAGAGAATAATATGATATTAAAATAGATTAATTTGTTCTTATTGAACTTGTGTCTTACTCTGAAATATAAATACAACCCATATAATACAGTGATGATGCTTGATAATACAACTTTAGGATCAAGTAAAATTTTAACTCCAAGTGTGTTAAAGCCCCACTGAGCACCCAGGATAATGCTTAAAATGATAAACACAAATCCAACTAATGAACTAATAAATACCGTTTGTTCTAAAGTTGCCACGCTACCTAAGCGGAAATATTTTTGCGTAAACCGTTTTTGCTTTAAATTATTATATTGAATGATATACAAAATCGCATTTACAAATGCAAATGTAAATAAAGCATAACTTATCGTCGCTAAAATAATATGGACAATTAATAATTCATTTATAATATTGAGATGTTTATTCGTACTATTATAATACATCGGTTGAAAAGTACTCATTGCTATTAGTACAAAACCCACCATATTAAATAAAAATATGGAAATATTAATTTGCTTTATCACACTAATTACGAGGGAAATCGAAATAATTAACCATGCAAGTGCAAATAATATATTGAAAATATTCACCAATGGAAGCTGATTTGTCACATTAATGTATATAGATAAAGAGATTGTTTGTAATACCCAAACAATCCCTAGTGTTACAAAGCCGATTTTACTAGCCAAATGATGTTTTTTCACAAAATCATAAAAATAACAAGCGATACTAAATAAATATATAATTAATAACAGCTCATTTAACCTAATTAATAAAATATCTTGCATGTCATCACCATTTGTAGTAACTATTCAAAACCTAATATTCGACCTGTGCTGTTCACTCTTCTTTTCGATTTTTTCGGTTCATAAGCTTGTTCAGCTTCAATGTCAAAAATGTTTTGGAATAGCTCTAATTTTTCGTTACTATTTTTGTCACTACTCAATTCTTTCGCCTGTTTAATAGGGTCTTTTAACATTTGATTAATGATACTCTTTGTATGTTTGGATATAACTTTACGTTCTCTTTCAGAAAGCCCTGGTAACTTTCTATCGATACTTTCCATTGTTTCTTCTTGAATACCCATTGCTTTTTCACGTAATGCACGAATCACAGGTACAACACCTAACATATTGACCCATTCATTATGTGCTTCGATTTCGGCAGGAATTCTTTGGGCAATTTCATTTGCTGCGTTTTGACGTTCTCTTAAGTTTGCATCGACAAGTCCTTTTAAGTCATCAACATCATAGTTAAACACGCTTTCAAGCTCGTCAATTTGTGGATCAATATCTCTAGGGACAGCAATATCTATTAAAACAAGTGAATCATTTTTACGATATTGTTGAACGTGTTGCATCATATCCATAGATAAGATGTAGTCTTCAGCACTTGTGGAGCTAATAACAATGTCAGCTGAAGATAATAAATTAGAGAGGTCTGATAAAGGTGCACTTTTAACTTGATGTTTTGAAGCAAGTTGATCAGCTTTAGCTAACGTTCTATTAACAATCGTGATATCTGTAACGCCTGAACCTATTAAGTTTAAAATAGATAACTCACTCATGTCACCAGCGCCAACTACAATTGCTTGCTTGTTATTTATTTTTCCAAATACTTTTTTACTTAATTCAACAGCTGCATAAGAAACACTCACTGCATTATCAGCAATATCAGTTTCGTTATGTGCTTTTTTCGCAAATGTAATTGCTTGTTTAAATAGATGATTAAAAATCGTACCCGTTGTTTCTTCATCTTGTGCGATAAAGAAAGATTCTCTGATTTGACCTAAGATTTGCGTTTCACCTAACACAACTGAGTCTAAGCCCGCAGTTACATTTAATAGATGTCTAACTGCTTCGTCCCCTACTTTAACTTCAGTCATTTCTTTTATTTCTTCAACGTCAAATCCAAATGATCTTGCCAAGAATCTTTGGATATAATAACGACCTGTGTGAATTTGGTCTGCTACTGCATATACTTCAGTTCGATTACAAGTTGATAATATGACATTCTCTAAAATGGATTTAGTTTCATATAAATCAACATTAGCTGAACGTATGGCATCATCTTTGAAAGCAACTCTTTCTCTTAAAGCAACATCTGCTGTTCGATGATTAATGCTTATCGCAATTAAATGCATTTATAACGCCCTCCATACACTTTACAATATGTAAATTATAACACATTTGTTCCCACAGTTAACCACGTTGCTCAAATAAATTAGAAGAATTACAATCTACAGTCAAATAGTTGTCAAAAATTGAAACCGTGTAGTTTACTGAATTTAACTTAAGAATATCAACAATTTGTGATTCTATTTGAGTGAGAACGGGCATCTAACTGAAAAAAATTTCCATGTAATTTAGATTGATTACAAGTATTTTTCAATAATTTCCCAAATTTGTTTTTGCTTATTATTTTTAATTGAAGAATAACTAATAATTTCATCTTCAGGTTCCATTTCTAGTTTGCTTTGGATATTAGCTAGATGCTTTTGAACTTTACCTTTTGCAATTTTATCTTCTTTCGTAGCAACAACTAACGTTGGAATATCAAAATATTTTAAGTAATCATACATCAATAAATCGTCTTCTGTTGGATTATGTCTTAAATCTACTAATTGAATTACAAGCTTTAATGTTTCTCTTTCTGACAAATATTGCTCAATCATTTTACCAAAGGCTTCACGTTGTTTTTTACTTACCTTCGCATAACCATAACCAGGAACGTCGACAAATACTAATTGTTGATCGATATTATAAAAATTTAGTGTTTGTGTTTTACCCGGTTGTTGAGAAGTACGTGCCATATTTTTTCTACCAATCATACTATTGATAAAGGTAGATTTCCCTACATTAGATCTACCGCTAAGTGCTACTTCACCTAGCCCTGTTTCTGGATACTGTTCTTTTTTTACTGCACTTATTAATAATTCTATTTGGTTAGGATTCACTTCCATAAAGTCTGACCCTCTTTTCCTTTAATGTGACATTTATTATATATTATATCATTCTAAAAACTTTAGTAATAATAATTTTTTCAATCAAATGAGACAATAACAATACGCAAATTGAGACCAATCATAACATTATCTACTGATTTACAAATTTCACACATAAAAATACCCTAAGTTGTTCTGTGATATAAAGCACAACTTAGGGTACATTTTAAAAAATTAAGCTGAAGTTTGTTCCTTGTTTACAAGATTACCTTCTTTATCATATAACTCAGGTTCTTTTTCTTCATTAATTGTCTTATCTGTGATTACGACTTTAACTACACCATCTGATGAAGGTACATCGTACATAATGTCGATAAGTGCTTCTTCGATGATTGAACGTAAACCACGTGCACCAGTTTTACGTTCTATAGCTTTGTTACTAATAGCAGCTAAAGCTTCATCTGTAAATTGTAGTTCTACATCATCTAGTTCTAACATCTTAGTATATTGTTTAACTAACGCATTCTTAGGTTGAGTTAAGATGTTATTTAATGCATTAACATCTAATGTTTCTAAGTTAGCTACAATTGGCACACGACCGATGAATTCAGGAATTAAACCATATGATTGTAAATCTTCAGGTCTAATTTGTTCAAGAATAGCATCTTCATCATATTTTGAAGCTTCACTACTAGCGAAACCAATCACTTTTTCACCTAGACGACGTTTAATTACTTCGTCTATACCGTCAAACGCACCACCTAATACGAATAAAATATTAGTAGTATCAATTTGGATAAGTTCTTGGTTTGGATGCTTACGTCCACCTTGTGGCGGTACGCTAGCTGTAGTACCTTCTAATATTTTTAATAGTGCCTGTTGAACACCTTCACCTGAAACATCTCGAGTGATTGATGTGTTTTCTGATTTTCGAGCTATTTTGTCGATTTCGTCTACGTAAATAATACCTTTTTCAGCTTTATCGACATCAAAATCTGCTGCTTGAATTAAACGTAGTAAGATATTTTCAACATCATCACCTACATAACCAGCTTCAGTTAAACTTGTTGCATCTGCAATTGCAAATGGAACATTAAGTGTTCTCGCTAAAGTTTGTGCAAGTAATGTCTTACCACTACCAGTTGGTCCGATTAGAGCAACGTTACTTTTTTGTAATTCTACTTCATCTTCATTCGGACCTAATTGTTGGATACGTTTATAATGATTGTATACAGCTACAGCTAATGATTTTTTAGCCTTTTCTTGGCCTATTACATAATCATTTAATTGATCCATAATTTCTTTAGGTGTTGGTAATTCAGTTAGCCCTTCTGGTGCAGATTGAGCTAATTCTTCTTCAACAATTTCTGAACATAATTCAATACATTCATTACATATATATACGCCACTTCCTGCGACTAACTTTTTAACTTGATTTTGGTCTTTGCCACAGAAAGAACATTTTAAATTCTCTTCATCTTCATTGAATTTAAACATTTATTTACACCCCTATTCCCTAAAGACTATACTAGATAGTATTTTAATATGCAACTTACTTAATCTACAAGTTTTGTGCACATAACAGTGTAGCAGACGCATTGAATAAATGCATCTGCTACAACTCTATTTATATTAGACACACAAGTCTATTGTATAAAGCATTTCGCTCACATCGTGTGAATATTATTTTTCTGAATCATCTTTAGAAGGTTCAACTAACTTAGCGTTATCCACTAATGAGTCAATCACTTTTTGAATACGAACGTCGTTCTTAACGATGTCTGTATTACCTAATGTTTGTTTAATATCTTCAACTGAGATATTGAATTGTTCACTCATTTTTTCAAGTTCTTTATCAATATCTTCGTCTGATACTTCTACATCTTCAGCGTCAGCGATTGCAGTAAGCGTTAAATTCGTTTTAACACGTTCTTCTGCATCGTCTTTCATTTGTTCTCTTAATTGAGATTCGTCTTGACCTGAGATTTGGAAATAAGTTTCTAAGTTTAAACCTTGTTGTTGCATACGTTGACCAAACTCTTGTACCATGCGATCAACTTCTGTGTTAATCATTGCTTCTGGGATATCAACTTTTGCATTGTTTGTAGCTTTTGTAATTGCTTCTTCTTTTTGAGCATTTTCAGCTTCAGTTTCTTTTTGTTCAGCAAGACGTTTACGTAAATTTTCTTTATATTCATCAACAGAATTTGATTCTGAATCTAATTCATTTGCAACTTCATCAGTTAATTCTGGTACGTCTTTATATTTAATTTCGTTAACTTTTGTTTTGAAAGTAGCTTCTTTACCAGCTAATTCTTCAGCATGATATTCTTCAGGGAATGTTACATTTACATCTTTCTCTTCGCCTGTTTTCACGCCTACTAATTGTTCTTCGAATCCTGGGATAAATGAGCCAGAACCAATTTCTAAGTCGTAACCTTCAGCTTGTCCGCCTTCGAATTGTTCACCATCAACATAACCATCAAAGTCAATGTTTACTGTGTTTCCATCTTCTACAGCACCATCTTCTTTAACGACCATTTCAGCTAAGTGACCTAATTGGTGATCGATAGATTCTTGAACTTCTTCGTCAGTTAATTCTGAACTTTGTTTTTCAATTTCTAAACCTTTGTAGTCACCTAATTCAACTTCTGGTTCAACAACAACAGTTGCTTCAAATGTCATGTCTTGACCTTTTTCAATTGAAGTAACGTTTACTTCTGGTTGATCAACTGGTTTAATACCTGTTTCATCAATTGCTTCCCCATAAGCTTCTGGTAGTAAAATGTCTACAGCATCTTGATATAATGCTTCTACACCAAAACGTTGTTCGAAAATTTGACGAGGTACTTTCCCTTTACGGAAACCTGGCACGTTAATTTGTTTTACTACTTTTTTGAAAGCTTTGTCAATTGCTTGATCTACTTTTTCTGCAGGAACAGTAACTGATAATACTCCAGTGTTACCTTCCTTTTTTTCCCAAGTTGCTGTCATGTATAAAAACCTCCATGATTATCCTATTTTATTTTTTCAACTTCCCTATTATAGCATATGACCTTGTGCTACACAAACATGGCACTCACCCATACAAAGAATAGTTCGTTGAAATTTATTTTCAATATTTAATTTACCCTGAACTACATACTTTAATTATGATTGACTATCTAATTGTTCGAGATATTTAATTACAGGGTGTTGATCGTCACGCTTTTCTAAGTTAACCATTGACTTGAAATAATTTGTATATGCATATATCCAATCGTCTATAGATGCAATGCTTTCAACGTCAATAGGATAAAGGAGTATCGCGTGATTATTCATTAAATGGAGCGCCTCAGTAGTAATCGTCGCTACTTGATCTTCTAATCGACCAATTACATGAGGAATGATTTGTTCCTTGATCTTAGTGTGCTCTAGCCCTGTTAAATGATTGGGATTAACAGAGACCTTTTGCTTTAACTTTGTAATTTCAATTTCATTGTCATACTGAGCAAAGCGTAAATATTCTAACATAATACTTACTACATTGGGCGCTAAATCAGAATGGACTAAGATGTTAACAATTGTTTCTTTATAGTGGAATTCATTAAAATCTATAAGCATTAGGATTGTATTTATCTGTTCGCGTAATGATAGTTCATCAAATTGTTGAAGCAACTCTGAAGCGTGTTCGTTGTGTTTCTCTAATTCTCGTAACGCACGTTCTTTAATAGGATATAATTCCATACGTGTCTTGTGATTATGAACTTCATCTATAACCTGATTTATCACTTCTACCACTTCAAAGTATTGTCCTAAACCTTCTAAACTTTTAATATAATAAATCATTAAATCATCATATTTAGTGATGCCTTGCTTCAATAAAATGATAGCCTCTTCTCTTAATTCTAGGTAACTACCCATTTGGTACAATAATGCACATTTGAGTAATGACATTTGTTCATCTAATTCAAATTGTTGTTCATATTGTTCAAAAAGTTCATAAGTCTGATCAAATTTATCTTTGTTAAATGACTGTTTAATCTCCCTTATTAACTTATCTTGAGAACGGGGAAACGGAATAATGTCAGACATTCAAATACACCTCTATTATAACGCTTGTAATATTAATGAACTCCACGTTTCAAATTCATCATAGTTGTCAATTTTGTTTTGATCTACCCATTTAATTTTTAATGTGTCAGTTTCTTTAGCCTCTACATCTTTACTATTGACCTTAATTTTAAAAACGACACCTAAATGAACTTCTCCTACCTCATTCGTATCATCATTAATAAATCCAGTATACGTTAGATTTTGTGATTTTTGTTGTGAAAGGCCAACCTCTTCTTCTAATTCTCTTTGTGCATTTGTTCTTAGCACTTCATTTATAGAGTCTGCCCCTGGAACTTCATTCATATGTCCACCGACACCAATTGATGACTGGCCGTGAAGACGAGATTCACCTCCACCTGAGAGACGCTCATAAATCAATAACTCATCATGTTCATTTTCTAATAAACAATATGAAACGAGTTGTTTATAGGATGGATCTTCTTCCATATCACCTCTACGTTTAACTTCATATTGCTGTAACGTATCAAAAATTTCTTGACCCTGGGGTGAATTTTTATCTAAAAATCCATTAAATTGATTTTTTTCATCTGAAAATAAAATTGTTCTTGGAACAACTGTGATCATTTCATCAAATTTAGACATAAGTATCTCCTTCATATATGACTTCTTTGTTATTTTATCAAATGCAGTGTAGATATCAAAATATCATCACGCTTACACACGATTCTATATTTATTCCTGTGATTTATGTATGGAAATTTATAATAATAAAAAAGTGATAACTCCTACATATAATAGTAGAAATTATCACTTTGAAAATGTATCGTCTTTATTATTTTAATGCTTCTTTTGCTTTTGATACTAATTCAGCGAAAGCTTTTTCGTCTGAGATAGCAATTTCAGAAAGCATTTTACGGTTTACGTCGATTTCAGCTTTCTTTAAACCATTCATTAATCTTGAATAGCTCATGTCGTGTTGACGTGCTGCCGCATTAATACGTGTAATCCATAATTTACGGAAATCACGTTTTCTTTGACGGCGGTCACGGAATGAATATTGACCTGATTTCATTACTTGTTGTTTTGCTACTTTATATAATGTGCGTTTAGCACCGAAGTAACCTTTAGCTAATTTAATCGTCTTTTTACGACGAGCTCTTGTTACTGTTCCACCTTTAACTCGTGGCATAATAACTCCTCCTCAAAAATTATATTTCAATTGTTATATCGTTCGATTATTTTTTATAAGATAATAATTGTTTTACGCGTTTCATATCTGATTTGTGAACTAAAGCAGATTTACGTAATTGACGTTTTTGTTTAGTTTCTTTGTTTGCAAATAAGTGTGAAGTGAAAGCTCTAGAACGTTTTAATTTACCTGAACCAGTTCTTTTAACACGTTTAGCTGCTCCACGGTGTGTTTTCATTTTTGGCATGATTCATTTCCTCCTACTAATTTCGATTATTGTTTTTCGTTAATTGGACTTAACATGATAAACATTTGACGTCCATCCATTTTAGGTTTTTGTTCAACTGTAGCAATATCTTTCGTTTCATTTGCGAATTGCTCTAATACGCGTTGACCAATTTCCTTATGCGTAATCGCACGTCCTCTGAAACGGATTGAAACTTTACATTTGTCACCTTTAGTTAAGAACTTACGGCCGTTCTTCAACTTAGTTTGGAAATCATGTTCTTCAATCGTTGGACTTAAACGGATTTCTTTAACGTTAATCGTTTTTTGTTTCTTTTTCATTTCTTTTTCTTTCTTTTGTTGCTCAAATTTGTACTTACCGTAATCCATAATTTTAGCAACTGGTGGTTTAGCATTAGGAGCCATAATAACTACATCTAAACCTACGCGTTCTGCCATTTCTAACGCTTCATTTTTAGATTTAACTCCAATTTGCTCTCCATCTTGTCCAATAAGTCGTAATTCTTTTGCGCGAATCTTTTCGTTAACTTGAGTTTGATCTTTTGCTATGGTTGACACCTCCAACTTTTTTACGAAATTATCCCAAGCAAAAAGAGAGCGAGTATACAATATACCCGCCCTCTTTTACACATGATAATCGTACTCATGTACTATAGACCTGCCAACTGCATATGCGTCGCTACAGGTGAGAAGCGGGAGCCTCTACTTGGTTCGTTTCGTATTCAACATTGACCATGATAGCAACAATACACAATTAAGTCAAGACTATTTTATTTATTTTTTTCGAATTCTTCCATTTGGACATCTTGTCTTAAGTCAACTTTATCCAATGGTATCTTTTTCGTTTTATAACGTAGTTTATGATATAGGAAAAAGACTAAGAACACTGGTATACCCATATATGTGATAATAAATCGATTTAAATCAAAGTGCCCTGTTTTAATAAAGTCAACATCTTGTCCGATGATAACAATCACACATAATATCCCAGCAAATATTGGTCCAAATGGGAACAATGTGGCTCTATATTTCAGTTTAGATTTATCGTGTTTTTGTTTATCGAATGCTTTTCTGAAACGATAATGACTAATCGCAATACCGACCCAAGCTATAAATCCGGTCATTCCACTTGCTGCAACAATATATTGGTAAGCATCTCCACTTAAATGTTGTAGTACGAATATACCGATAACAAGTAGTCCTGTTACTAACAATGCGATATAAGGTACACCATTTTTATTTGTTTTTCCAAATGCTGAAAATGCTAGTTTATCTTTACTCATAGAATATAGCATACGCGTTGAAGCGTACATACCTGAGTTACCAGCAGATAATACCGAAGTTAAAATAACTGCGTTCATAAATGAGGCTGCGAATGCAAGGCCTGCATTTTTAAATACTAAAGTAAACGGTGAAGTTGCCACACTATCTTCTC comes from the Staphylococcus hsinchuensis genome and includes:
- the hemL gene encoding glutamate-1-semialdehyde 2,1-aminomutase; the encoded protein is MRYTNSEQAMEKAEELMPGGVNSPVRAFKSVDTPAIFMDHGKGSRIYDIDGNEYIDYVLSWGPLILGHRNEQVISKIHEAVDKGTSFGASTLQENKLAELVIERVPSIEKVRMVSSGTEATLDTLRLARGYTGRNKIVKFVGCYHGHSDSLLIKAGSGVATLGLPDSPGVPEGIAKNTITVPYNDLDAIKVAFEEFGDDIAGVIVEPVAGNMGVVPPVEGFLQGLRDITNEFGSLLIFDEVMTGFRVGYNCAQGYYNVTPDLTCLGKVIGGGLPVGAIGGKKEIMDKIAPTGDIYQAGTLSGNPLAMTSGYETLSQLTPESYDYFNRLGDLLEEGLTEVFAKHNVPITINRAGSMIGYFLNEGPVTNFEQANESDLEFFSQMYREMAKEGIFLPPSQFEGTFLSTAHTEEDIKQTVQAFDRALSRLV
- the hemB gene encoding porphobilinogen synthase produces the protein MKFNRHRRLRSSKTMRNMVSETHVRKEDLIYPIFVVERDNVKEEIKSMPGIYQLSLNLLSEEIKEAHDLGIKAFMFFGVPNEKDEVGTGAYDHNGIVQEATRLAKSMYDDLLVVADTCLCEYTDHGHCGVVNHETKDVDNDKSLPLLVKTAISQVEAGADIIAPSNMMDGFVAEIRAGLDDAGYYNIPIMSYGIKYASSFFGPFRDAAESTPQFGDRKTYQMDPANRREALRELDSDLKEGADMMIVKPALSFLDIIRDVRNTTNLPVIAYNVSGEYSMTKAAAQNGWIDEQAVVMEQMISMKRAGADMIITYFSKDICRYLDEK
- a CDS encoding uroporphyrinogen-III synthase, producing the protein MKPVIVMTQTSEFETEDMTILHKPLIYVEPLSFDLSLLDVNYDWFIFTSKNAVKLFYPRMSQMQDTKIAVIGKKTAHYCESLGLKVDFIPSDYSQEGFLKQFNPQVSSRILIPSSKKARPLLQQSLQQQGHTVRKIDLYQPLPHTENINEVKRLIETDKINAITFASTSAVKYFFESGEVPAFNNYFVIGQQTFEALKQFGIQATMADKQTLESLINIIRESWEK
- the hemC gene encoding hydroxymethylbilane synthase, producing MRKLIVGSRRSKLALKQSQQFIDKLKAVDPNLEIEIKEIVTKGDRIVDKQLSKVGGKGLFVKEIENELFNKDIDMAIHSLKDVPSVMPEGLTLGCIPDRENPFDAYISNNHVPIDELPAGSIVGTSSLRRGAQIIAQYPHLEIKWIRGNIDTRLSKLETEDFDAIILAAAGLKRMGWSEDIVTSYLDDGTVVPAIGQGALGIECRSDDHELLELLNKVHNQEVADCVTAERTFLKRMNGSCQVPIGGYATKNNDDTIEFTGLIMSTDGKERYQHTAQGIDPVKVGESVSKVLEDQSAYEIIKALNESE
- a CDS encoding cytochrome C assembly family protein codes for the protein MQDILLIRLNELLLIIYLFSIACYFYDFVKKHHLASKIGFVTLGIVWVLQTISLSIYINVTNQLPLVNIFNILFALAWLIISISLVISVIKQINISIFLFNMVGFVLIAMSTFQPMYYNSTNKHLNIINELLIVHIILATISYALFTFAFVNAILYIIQYNNLKQKRFTQKYFRLGSVATLEQTVFISSLVGFVFIILSIILGAQWGFNTLGVKILLDPKVVLSSIITVLYGLYLYFRVRHKFNKNKLIYFNIILFSISMLNLIFTSHFSVIH
- the hemA gene encoding glutamyl-tRNA reductase — protein: MHLIAISINHRTADVALRERVAFKDDAIRSANVDLYETKSILENVILSTCNRTEVYAVADQIHTGRYYIQRFLARSFGFDVEEIKEMTEVKVGDEAVRHLLNVTAGLDSVVLGETQILGQIRESFFIAQDEETTGTIFNHLFKQAITFAKKAHNETDIADNAVSVSYAAVELSKKVFGKINNKQAIVVGAGDMSELSILNLIGSGVTDITIVNRTLAKADQLASKHQVKSAPLSDLSNLLSSADIVISSTSAEDYILSMDMMQHVQQYRKNDSLVLIDIAVPRDIDPQIDELESVFNYDVDDLKGLVDANLRERQNAANEIAQRIPAEIEAHNEWVNMLGVVPVIRALREKAMGIQEETMESIDRKLPGLSERERKVISKHTKSIINQMLKDPIKQAKELSSDKNSNEKLELFQNIFDIEAEQAYEPKKSKRRVNSTGRILGFE